In Glycine max cultivar Williams 82 chromosome 4, Glycine_max_v4.0, whole genome shotgun sequence, the genomic stretch ATCTCAGCCAACAAGCACCCTGCACTCCAGAGATCAATGCTATATCCATAATCGGTTGAACCCAAAAGAAGTTCTGGTGCCCTATACCAAAGTGTCACCACTCTATTTGTTAGAGGCCCTTCAGCTTCAATGGAAGTTGCAAGCCCAAAATCTGCAATTTTCAGCACCCCATTTCTGTCTATTAACAAGTTAGAAGCCTTAATATCTCGGTGCATTATTCCCTTCTCATGACAGTGCTGCAGGCCAGAAAGTAGCTGCTGCATATAGCACTTGATcttgtacaaaataaaaataattaaaaaaactgcaTTATATCACCAAAGACAGCAAATCCATAACTTGACATTACAAACTCTTAGAATTTGAGTCCTAAAATTAACTCAATCCATGAGAATTTTCCCTCATTTATATTCACTACTTtagttatattatttgtttatgtgggatctttaatatattcttttacatTGACTATCAGATATTTTAAGAGTAAAATTTGTAAGATTGGATAATAAATGATTCGATAAGGATATGATAACTAGTGATTCAATAGGTCCACCAACAATTATCACTAGAATAATATGTtctaatattatcttaaaatttaaattttacacatAATTTAGCTAACTCCAAAAGTTAGTtcataaattaatcatattacCTTCTacttatataaactattttaaacATATTACTTCTAACACAAACATCTCAACTTCTAATCTTCTAACTGTGAAAACAAATCAAGTAGAAAGACCCAATTACAAATGATCCAGTAAGCCCAACAACAATCATCATTAACATATTAAAGttttaatattatcataaatttgTGCTTGTAAACCTAATTCAACTCCAAAACTTAGCTTATAGATTCACATTTGACAGTTGTTGAACTCAAAAACTATTTGCTTGATCATATCAGTGTTGAGGCGAGATCTCCAATACAAACATCTCAAATTCTAAGGTAATAACTGTTAAGAAAATCAGATAGAAACCCAACCTGTGCTTCGGTGAGTTTCTCCCCGGGTCGCGAGATAATGCGGGTGAGATCAGACTGCATGaagtcaaaaactagataaaGACTGTATTGCATCCTtgatgttgctagtcctttaaGTTTGATCACATTGGGATGATCCAGCATCTGCAGCATCATGATCTCTCTTGCCATAAACTTGATGCTTTCAGAATCCGACGTGTCAAACCTTACCTTCTTCAAAGCAACAATCTTTCTTGTGCCCTTTTCTCTAGCTTTGTACACGTTGCTATATGTTCCACGTCCTATCTGCAACCCAAAATAGAAATCCAATTCGTTTCACGCCAGTGATTAATATAGTCGTTCTCAATGCATGCTACCCAATTACACAAATTCTTCATTATGCAATACAAGTAAGTTAAATAAACCAAATTAAGATAAGCAAAATGAGTAAATCTCAACCAATCACacatattataatatatgatctagctatatgataagtttattgataCCTTAAAACTCAGTTACCGCTACTATAATCTCTGAtggattgaaatttgaaagtataaaacatttttaactaataatatatagaaattaaattcaaaatgtgACTAGCTCGGGATGATATTACGTACCTTGGCAAGTTTTTCATAGGAATCAGCACTCTTGGGAACAATATTAGCCAAAACATTTGCAGGGATATTATCGAGCAACCACTTTGGCCACCCTTCCACGAATTCATATCTGGCCATCTTCTCCTCCCTAGCATCCCGATCTTTATAACTCTTATTTTCTTTAGCAATTGGTTTTGCCTTTTCTCCTTCTGCAACACCACCATCATTAACATTCACACTCACTCTCTGTCTCTGAGTCTTCTCCTTCTTCGAATTCACCCCCTCTCCCACATGCTTAGAGGAACGTGTAGTCCTCGAACTTTTGTTGCTCGCAACTCTCTTCACTTGCGGTCTTGGCCTCTCTTCTCGAGGGGGAGAAAACGTGCCACAAACGCAACCCATTGCAACTAGGAATAATAATAGCAGATATTTCTGTTTCGGTAGCAATCAGGTGATGATGTCATACTGTGTTAATGATGGGTGAAAACTAGTATAAACAGAGAGGGGGGGTTGTGATTTGATTTAATTCATCACTGGCAAAAGCATGCATTAAGAAGAAGCTAAATGGAAGCGTCCCTCTAAGCTGTGCTGGCATGACCAAGAATACTGGAAGGATGGTGAGTAGACCAATGCGTTCTGCATCAACGTTGATTGAGCGTGACACTTGAAGTTTAATGATTGGATTATTCATGAGACCAACATGTAACAACTATGGTTGGTACTAACGAACCGGCAGCATGTATGGAAATTGTTTCGCCACAAGCAGGCGTTACAttacacaaaaattaattaaggttGCTTTATGTAGAGCCCAATAAAATAGAAGGAAAGTAAATTGAGatgatatttttgaaattaaataggatgtaaaaatgtgaattttatcttcttttttttaatgttcattTCACTCCTCTTTAATTCTTTTTCATGCAAATTGATCGTCAAAGAAATTTCTTTCGGTTTCATATGTGAGAAAAAAGAAACTGATTCAGGCTGACTCATAAAAGTTGATTAAACATACATAATTATAtcaatctcaattaaaaaaagtaatttttttaacttatcctTTTATTGGAACTTgttaacaagaataaaaataagtcattgaaaCTAATAACTCAATAAAATGAAGGTATTTTAGATATAAtagcattaaataaaataaaattaattaaaaaattatatttgagataaagaaaaaaaatgttttttttattatatgagaCAGACAGATGTTTAATGGTGTTGGGCATTATTGACTTagaaagaaagaggaaaaatattttattgggatgcacataaatatatttctctatgatttttaataaaataatttttcttttaattgtgtAATCAATGCGCTCAGACTAATAAGAACACCGGTTAAAAATACCctaaaaataagtataattatcctttaattataaattattatatgataaacttattaatttttttaataattacttaataaagttaaatatgATTACTGTCgttaacaatataattttttttataatatttcttattaaattacatttttttattcacatatTACAAGCTAAAACTTGCAGAAATATTACtaacacatttttaaaatatattttatatcattaatcaaaatttataaaattatgtaggtcttaatctttatttaataaattttaaattatgatttatatttattaaaaaaactaatcaataataaataaccGATGAGGTGTCATAAATGTTAATAGAAGTATATCATTCCTTTACTAAAAGCATGTTTGGAAAATCGGTGAAAGCCCTTCAAACATAATTGTATCTAAAAGTACCAaagggattttttgtttttcaaatttaggTTTGGAGTCTTCAAATGGAGACTCAAACAGGCACTAACGTGATCATACATAATCTTGTTCGTTAACTATATGATTAATATGTAATTCTCAAATATGtgtatattgaaaaatatttgttaaggaAATAGTAATTTATTTTCAGCCTAAAAATATCATGATTTTACCTCACTAATATTCTTCTAAAACGGATAATTACCATTGATCTCATATTAAGTTGATGAATTTAAGGTGAAGTGAATAATTATACTTTTGAAGAGCAATCATTTTCTTCCCGTCACAACCTTCAATTTCGTATGCATAAAATTTTTTGGGGACGTTAGACATGAGATGAACTTCAATAGTGTACTCCTTAATAAGGAATGTTGATGACAAGTACAAAAGCAAAAACAGGGCAAAATGCCTAAAGAGTAGAGTTAGGAGTCCTCGCTCTAAATTTTACACATGATATCTGGCAGTTACTActgttaattattttgtttgcacTCTGCTGCCATTTCTTTGAATGGAACATTTGTGTTTTGGAGGCCGGTGTCCTTCTGTTTTCCATTTTTCTGTTGTCTTTTTCACTATATGTTTCTGTTTATTAATTTGTACAATCTCCACTTCTCCACCTTTTCTAAGTAAGCAACAATCTTCAAAACTCCTCCAATGTATCCATCTGAGCTGCCATCAATTCATCAAACAAATCCAACGATGCTAATAATGTCTTTGCCAATTCAATTCTTAGCTGGCGTgtcaagataaaaaaacaataattatttatttagatagCTGGTATACATTCAAAACAGTAATAGGAAAATAAAACACAATGATCATAggaacaatttaattaaaaaaaagtgtccaTTTAATTCCTCTTAAGCCCGAAACCTTTTTTATCATAACAATTATGTCGTAgacaaaaataagattaaacaaAAAGAGAATATACACAAGGAATTTACATGGTTGATCACAAGTGCAGTGTGATCGATCTACATTTATGGACAGTCAAAagatattagtattattttttatgttaggaTATGAGATGTAGTTATGCCTTTTTTCTATGAAAGGATATGGTAGAAATGTATGATAGAAATGATGAGAGTAGGAAGATGAtgagttttcaaaaaattgacACCTTAACTTGAATTGTACTTATTAGCTTCTTTTCTTATATTACATGGTTTGCTACAATTTATGCCTTTATATAGGTTATATAGGTGATTTCTACACACTTCTATACTACTTAGTCCTAgagtcttctagactcatctatcATCTACCATCCATCTCTATAATGTTCTAGGTGTTTctataagatatttttctacATCCATCAAGAAGTTTCTACACACTACAACATCTCCATAGGTGTAGCTCTCTAGATAATGGACCACCAATTATACATCTACACTTTTCTAGATTAATCTTCAACACTCCCCCTTAATCTAGAAAAGTCTTGAACTGCAAGCATGTCTCTGAATTTGATGAACTTCTTTGTTGCAATTGGCTTGGTGAAGATGTCTGCTAATTGTTCTTCAGTCTTGCAGAACTCCATTTTGATTTCTTGTGAGTATGAAGACGTCTCTGACTTTGTATCCTTGTGGTTGCTCCACGTAGACTTCTTCTTCAATCTCTCCATTCAAGAAAAATGATTATACATCTAGTTGGTAGACTTGTAGCTTCAACTGTGCAGCTAAGGCTAGTACAGTTCTGATTGTTTCCATGCGCACAACGGGAGCAAATGTCTCATTGAAATCAACTCGTGGCAGTTATGAATAGCCTTTAGCAACAAGTCGTGCTTTGTGTTTCTTGATTGTTCCATCctcattatatttaattttgtaaaccaGGCCAATGATCTCCTTGTCTTTTGGTTTTTGCATGAGCTCCcatgtatgatttttctttatcattttgaTTTCCTCGTCCATGGCTTTTCTCCAAACTTCTTCTTTCGATGCTTCCTCAAACTTTTGAGGTTCACAGGCAAAAAATCCAACATTTgtgtactttggatttggtttgTGTGGCCTTCATGATCTTCGAAGTTGTTGTTATGGGacttcttctacttcttcttgCTAGTGTTGTTGGTCATGTTGTGTTGGTGATGGTGGCAGTGTGCACGGGCTTGGATTGGTTACTTCTTGCATCTCATTGACTTTAGTACTCCATTGCCAGCTTGCTCCTTCGTCAAAGATGACATCTCTTGAAATGATCAGCTGCTTTGAATCTGGTTTGAATAATCGGTAACCTTTAGATTGGTCACTATAGCCGACAAAGATgcacttttttcctttttcatcgAGCTTTTCTCGGTTCTCCTTTGGAATGTGCGAATAAGCAACACATCCAAAAACTTTAAAATGATCAACTGTTGGTTTTCTGTTGAACCATGCTTCATATGGCATCATATTTAAGGCTGCTTTAGTTGGAGAACGGTTGAGGATGTATACTGTTGTGCTAACAGCTTCCGCCCATAGATTCTTTGGCAGGTTCTTGTGTTGTAGCATCGATCGAGCCATTTCCACAAtggttctatttttcctttaagcGGCACCATTCTTTTGTGGAGTGTGACGAACAGTCAGCTCCTTCTTGATGCCATGATCATTGCaaaaattgatgaatatgtgcCCATTGAATTCTCCCTCGCGATCTGTTCTCAAGATTTTGAGGGAATGCCCACTTTGCTTTTCCAATAGGGCCTTGAACTCCTTGAAGCAAGAGAATGCATCGGATTTTTGTTGGATGAAGTA encodes the following:
- the LOC100782603 gene encoding probable serine/threonine-protein kinase At1g54610, producing MGCVCGTFSPPREERPRPQVKRVASNKSSRTTRSSKHVGEGVNSKKEKTQRQRVSVNVNDGGVAEGEKAKPIAKENKSYKDRDAREEKMARYEFVEGWPKWLLDNIPANVLANIVPKSADSYEKLAKIGRGTYSNVYKAREKGTRKIVALKKVRFDTSDSESIKFMAREIMMLQMLDHPNVIKLKGLATSRMQYSLYLVFDFMQSDLTRIISRPGEKLTEAQIKCYMQQLLSGLQHCHEKGIMHRDIKASNLLIDRNGVLKIADFGLATSIEAEGPLTNRVVTLWYRAPELLLGSTDYGYSIDLWSAGCLLAEMFVGRPIMPGRTEVEQIHMIFKLCGSPSPDYFKKLKLTTSYRPTQHYKPSFHENFQKFPSSSLGLLATFLDLNPAHRGNAASALQSDFFKCSPLACDPSALPVIPKDEDERLQTKRGKRQRVSKREQSSQTSRSDASQSEKNQIAEQPREDTESSKENNMEQHKQGQETGHSASSTSSGSRLFMMTEGSMNASMSPVFLSSGSVRKSPKTEGHPNALKNIMNYSALLQQASIIDMINRNEGKEFPQLRKSFSALDFRLDSDKLLSNLYALHNKHI